One segment of Anser cygnoides isolate HZ-2024a breed goose chromosome 5, Taihu_goose_T2T_genome, whole genome shotgun sequence DNA contains the following:
- the BEST1 gene encoding bestrophin-1, with translation MTVTYTNRVADARLGTFSQLLLQWKGSIYKLLYSEFLIFISLYFAISLVYRLILSESQRLMFEKLALYCNSYAELIPVSFVLGFYVALVVSRWWAQYESIPWPDRIMNLVSCNVDGEDEYGRLLRRTLMRYSNLCSVLILRSVSTAVYKRFPSMEHVVRAGLMTPEEHKKFESLNSPHNKFWIPCVWFSNLAVKARNEGRIRDSVLLQGILNELNTLRSQCGRLYGYDWISIPLVYTQVVTVAVYSFFLACLIGRQFLDPEKAYPGHELDLFVPVFTFLQFFFYAGWLKVAEQLINPFGEDDDDFETNWLIDRNLQVSLMAVDEMHQDLPILEKDLYWNEPDPQPPYTAATAEYKRPSFLGSTFDISMQKEEMEFQPLEQIKENEEANHSTPLLGHLGRLLGVQSPTFSRSSSRMNLLRRRGEPTSPFSHYAYQDTGKAVPSPRGDTTSQEQWDGDDGKLREFDAFMSTPFYERPGFYSAPQTPISSIPMIFPSRRQGRKKPPALSSIAACSNSLRDVIANSSPSRTSDMYKSQSSLGSGTKETFIWPTERNKGPDSLVVTVEEKPNSNSRGREAATTGSPEALSTASDSPKFPLLAESPNHEKQGNFKSLKSSKGSQPPWLTLENTTAGPGSEQLSSLHPPGTKAPTSSPPPCFSFTPVTSPVLERSPVGNAGPDSLSSEDTSSAPDPYPSEVSGTRDSGNRSSNNPPTRETRPVESPSPNDSGISLGDGDYVGLMEVIMETSESTCEDLMDQYS, from the exons ATGACAGTGACATACACCAACCGCGTGGCCGATGCCCGCCTAGGCACCTTCTCCCAACTCCTGCTCCAGTGGAAAGGCAGTATCTACAAGCTCCTCTACTCCGAGTTCCTTATTTTCATCTCCCTCTACTTCGCCATCAGTCTTGTCTACAG GCTGATCCTCAGTGAAAGCCAAAGGCTGATGTTTGAGAAGCTGGCGCTCTACTGCAACAGCTATGCTGAGCTAATCCCCGTGTCCTTTGTGCTGG GTTTCTACGTGGCCCTGGTGGTGTCCCGCTGGTGGGCTCAGTATGAGAGCATCCCGTGGCCCGACCGCATCATGAACCTGGTCTCCTGCAACGTGGACGGGGAGGACGAGTACGGGCGGCTCCTGCGCCGCACGCTGATGCGCTACAGCAACCTGTGCAGCGTGCTGATCCTGCGCTCCGTCAGCACCGCCGTCTACAAGCGCTTCCCCAGCATGGAGCACGTCGTGAGGGCAG GTCTCATGACCCCAGAAGAGCACAAGAAGTTCGAGAGTTTGAATTCCCCCCACAACAAGTTTTGGATCCCTTGCGTGTGGTTCTCCAACCTAGCGGTGAAGGCAAGGAACGAGGGGAGGATCCGTGACAGCGTGCTGCTCCAGGGCATCCTGAAC GAACTCAACACTCTGCGTAGCCAGTGCGGGCGGCTCTACGGCTACGACTGGATCAGCATCCCTCTGGTCTACACGCAG GTGGTGACCGTGGCTGTTTACAGCTTCTTCCTGGCCTGTCTGATCGGGCGGCAGTTCCTGGATCCGGAAAAAGCGTATCCTGGCCACGAGCTAGATCTCTTCGTGCCAGTCTTTACGTTTCTGCAGTTCTTCTTTTATGCTGGCTGGTTAAAG GTGGCAGAACAGCTCATCAACCCTTTTGGGGAGGATGATGATGACTTTGAGACCAACTGGCTCATCGACAGGAACCTGCAG GTGTCCCTTATGGCAGTGGATGAGATGCATCAGGATTTGCCCATCCTGGAGAAGGACCTATACTGGAACGAGCCTGACCCCCAGCCACCTTACACCGCAGCCACTGCTGAGTACAAGCGCCCCTCCTTCCTTGGCTCTACTTTTGATATCAG catgcagaaagaagagatggaGTTCCAGCCCCTGGAGCAAATTAAAGAGAATGAGGAGGCGAACCACTCCACGCCACTGCTGGGACACCTGGGCCGTCTCCTTGGTGTCCAGTCACCCACCTTCTCCAGGTCCTCCTCCCGGATGAACCTGCTGCGCCGGCGAGGGGAGcccacctcccccttctcccactACGCCTACCAAGACACAGGCAAGGCTGTCCCCTCCCCGAGGGGGGACACCACCTCACAGGAGCAGTGGGACGGCGACGATGGAAAGCTAAGGGAGTTTGATGCCTTCATGTCAACCCCGTTTTACGAGAGACCCGGTTTCTACAGCGCTCCACAGACGCCGATCAGCTCCATCCCCATGATCTTCCCTTCCCGGCGCCAGGGCCGCAAGAAGCCCCCTGCGCTCTCCAGCATTGCTGCGTGCTCCAATTCCCTCAGGGACGTCATCGCCAACTCCTCGCCTTCCAGGACGAGCGATATGTACAAAAGCCAGAGCTCCCTTGGCTCAGGTACCAAGGAAACGTTTATTTGGCCAACGGAAAGGAACAAAGGTCCTGACTCGCTGGTTGTAACGGTGGAAGAAAAACCCAACTCTAACAGTAGAGGCAGAGAAGCTGCCACCACAGGGAGTCCAGAAGCTCTGTCCACAGCATCAGACAGCCCTAAATTCCCCCTCCTGGCAGAGTCCCCGAACCATGAGAAGCAGGGCAACTTCAAGAGCCTGAAGAGCTCGAAAGGCTCCCAGCCACCCTGGCTAACTCTGGAGAACACAACAGCCGGCCCTGGTTCTGAGCAGCTGAgctccctgcacccccccggCACCAAAGcgcccaccagcagcccccctccctGCTTCTCCTTCACTCCTGTAacatctccagtgctggagaGGTCCCCCGTGGGGAATGCAGGCCCCGACAGCCTAAGTTCAGAAGACACAAGCAGCGCGCCAGACCCGTACCCGTCAGAGGTTTCTGGGACAAGAGATTCAGGAAACAGAAGCAGTAATAATCCCCCGACAAGAGAGACAAGACCAGTGGAGAGCCCGTCCCCAAACGATTCTGGCATCTCCCTCGGTGACGGTGACTACGTGGGGCTGATGGAGGTGATCATGGAGACTAGTGAGAGCACATGTGAAGATCTGATGGATCAGTACAGCTAA
- the FTH1 gene encoding ferritin heavy chain: MATPLSQVRQNYHQDCEAAVNRQINLELYASYVYLSMSYYFDRDDVALKNFAKYFLHQSHEEREHAEKLMKLQNQRGGRIFLQDIKKPDRDDWENGLTAMECALHLEKNVNQSLLELHKLATEKNDPHLCDFIETHYLDEQVKAIKELGDHVTNLRKMGAPKYGMAEYLFDKHTLGHSDNES; this comes from the exons ATGGCtacccctctctcccaggtgcGCCAGAACTACCACCAGGACTGCGAAGCGGCCGTCAACCGCCAGATCAACCTGGAGCTCTACGCGTCCTACGTGTACCTCAGCATG TCCTACTACTTTGACCGGGATGATGTGGCTCTGAAAAACTTTGCCAAGTACTTCCTGCACCAGTCCCACGAGGAACGTGAGCATGCTGAGAAGCTGATGAAGCTGCAGAATCAGCGGGGTGGCCGCATCTTCTTGCAGGACATCAAG AAACCAGATCGTGATGACTGGGAGAATGGACTGACAGCAATGGAGTGCGCCCTGCACCTGGAGAAGAACGTGAACCAGTCGCTGTTGGAGCTGCACAAATTGGCAACTGAAAAGAATGACCCGCAT CTGTGTGACTTCATTGAAACTCACTACCTGGATGAGCAGGTGAAGGCCATCAAGGAGCTGGGCGACCATGTGACCAACCTGCGCAAGATGGGGGCACCCAAGTATGGCATGGCAGAGTACCTCTTTGACAAGCACACCCTAGGGCACAGTGACAATGAGAGCTGA